One Salinimonas marina DNA segment encodes these proteins:
- the dapB gene encoding 4-hydroxy-tetrahydrodipicolinate reductase, whose translation MKVGLFGANGRMGRVLIEAVQQHQDTELSVATVRDDSNWVGMNVGELAGIGTLPVTCQAFSQLDASQADVMIDFTLPAALDSNLSWCVNNKVPMVIGTTGLSKAQLNALEQAKAHIPIVFAANYSVGINLMLALVRQAAKALGDTADIEITEAHHRFKKDAPSGTAMAIGEAIADELDRDLSQCAVYGREGEEPERDQQTIGFATVRGGDIVGEHTALFADIGERLEITHKASSRLTFAQGAVKAAVWLHHQTPGLYGMSDVIGLD comes from the coding sequence ATGAAGGTAGGACTATTTGGCGCCAACGGGCGTATGGGACGAGTGTTGATTGAAGCGGTGCAACAACACCAGGACACCGAATTGAGTGTGGCCACGGTTCGCGATGATTCAAACTGGGTAGGGATGAATGTGGGCGAGCTGGCAGGGATTGGCACCTTACCGGTAACCTGTCAGGCATTCAGTCAACTGGACGCCAGTCAGGCAGATGTAATGATTGATTTCACACTGCCGGCGGCACTTGATAGTAATCTTAGCTGGTGTGTAAACAACAAAGTGCCCATGGTCATCGGCACCACCGGTCTGTCAAAGGCACAGCTAAACGCCCTAGAGCAGGCCAAAGCGCATATCCCTATTGTTTTTGCCGCCAATTACAGTGTGGGCATCAATCTGATGCTGGCGCTGGTGCGTCAGGCCGCCAAAGCATTAGGAGATACTGCAGATATCGAAATTACCGAAGCCCACCATCGATTCAAAAAAGATGCGCCTTCTGGCACGGCCATGGCGATTGGTGAAGCCATTGCCGATGAGCTGGACCGTGATTTGTCGCAGTGTGCGGTGTACGGTCGCGAAGGTGAAGAGCCTGAGCGCGACCAGCAAACCATCGGCTTTGCCACAGTGCGCGGAGGCGACATTGTAGGGGAACATACGGCGCTGTTTGCCGATATTGGCGAACGACTGGAAATTACGCACAAAGCGTCCAGTCGGCTGACCTTTGCTCAGGGCGCAGTGAAAGCGGCCGTGTGGCTGCACCACCAAACCCCCGGTTTGTATGGCATGAGTGATGTAATAGGTCTGGACTAG
- a CDS encoding acyl-CoA thioester hydrolase/BAAT C-terminal domain-containing protein encodes MKPLNLARAAMLLAILVTCQPLAAPKPVSIDTQEFVANYYPGSDTAVKQVVMVLGGSEGGLPVKLAQAVADQGYPALALAYFKKEGLPEELENIPLEYFTKAKSWLMHNEQVNADQIVLLGWSKGAELALLLASTDSDFRHVVAIAPSSVVWAGILNDWQKVPGSSWTQGSKPLAHVPFNPNAPVTSLLDLYTQSLDNRADNGQADIPVENIKGKVFLYSGGQDKIWPSSRMASAICEKMQSNETSSCNHYDHKELDHLLDYKFLDPSHPLNKSFAQSLKGL; translated from the coding sequence ATGAAACCGTTGAATCTCGCCCGGGCAGCCATGCTGCTTGCTATTTTGGTGACATGCCAACCCTTGGCCGCGCCTAAGCCTGTGTCTATAGATACGCAAGAGTTTGTGGCCAATTATTACCCCGGCTCAGATACTGCAGTCAAACAGGTGGTGATGGTGTTAGGCGGCTCAGAAGGCGGACTGCCTGTAAAGCTGGCGCAGGCGGTGGCCGATCAGGGCTATCCGGCGCTGGCCCTGGCCTACTTTAAAAAAGAAGGGTTACCTGAAGAGCTGGAAAACATTCCACTGGAATATTTCACCAAAGCTAAGTCGTGGCTTATGCATAATGAACAGGTGAACGCTGACCAAATCGTGCTGCTGGGGTGGTCTAAGGGCGCTGAGCTGGCACTGCTGCTGGCCTCAACCGACTCTGATTTTCGTCATGTGGTAGCTATAGCCCCCAGTTCGGTAGTCTGGGCGGGGATCCTCAATGACTGGCAAAAAGTGCCAGGCTCAAGCTGGACGCAAGGCAGTAAGCCCCTGGCGCACGTGCCCTTTAACCCGAACGCGCCGGTTACCAGCCTGCTTGACCTGTATACACAATCGCTGGATAACAGAGCCGATAATGGTCAGGCTGATATTCCCGTAGAAAATATCAAAGGTAAGGTATTTCTCTATTCCGGAGGCCAGGATAAAATCTGGCCCTCATCACGAATGGCTTCTGCTATCTGTGAAAAGATGCAGAGTAATGAAACGTCCAGTTGTAATCATTATGATCACAAAGAGTTAGATCATTTACTGGATTATAAGTTTCTGGACCCTTCCCATCCCCTGAACAAAAGCTTTGCACAAAGTCTGAAAGGCCTTTGA
- a CDS encoding c-type cytochrome gives MKFTTRLAVFCSGAILSGAALAATPELAKSQKHAEAYSEYREAIFMLMKSNMAPLGGMAKGAIEYDAEVMQTNGMRMEQLANMVSDYLKVDTREYDVHTHAKPELWDNYADVESKIQDLLTATANLQKVAKAGDESAYRDAIGKVGSTCKSCHDDYKAD, from the coding sequence ATGAAATTCACTACCCGCCTGGCGGTATTTTGCAGCGGCGCAATACTAAGTGGCGCCGCCCTGGCAGCCACCCCCGAACTGGCAAAATCACAAAAGCATGCTGAAGCATACAGTGAATATCGCGAGGCAATTTTTATGCTGATGAAAAGCAACATGGCCCCGCTGGGTGGGATGGCCAAGGGCGCCATCGAATACGATGCCGAAGTAATGCAAACCAATGGTATGCGTATGGAACAATTGGCCAACATGGTGTCAGATTACCTTAAAGTAGATACCCGTGAATATGATGTTCACACCCATGCTAAGCCTGAGTTGTGGGACAATTATGCCGATGTGGAAAGCAAAATTCAGGATCTCCTGACGGCAACCGCGAATTTACAGAAAGTTGCCAAAGCAGGCGACGAATCAGCCTATCGTGATGCTATTGGTAAAGTGGGGAGTACCTGCAAATCGTGTCATGACGATTACAAAGCTGACTGA
- the dnaJ gene encoding molecular chaperone DnaJ, whose product MSKRDYYEVLGVGRDAGVRDIKKAYKKLAMKYHPDRTQGDKELENKFKEIQEAYEILTDDQKRAAYDQYGHAGVDPNRGGGGFGGGNADFGDIFGDVFGDIFGGGGRGRQSRARQGADLRYNLELSLEEAVRGKDVEIRVPTLVECEKCDGSGAKRGTSPKTCPTCHGNGQVQMRQGFFAVQQTCPTCSGRGKIISDPCNSCRGQGRVEKTKTLSVKIPAGVDTGDRIRLAGEGEAGEAGAPAGDLYVQAHVKQHEIFSRDGNNLFCEVPLSFTTAALGGELQVPTLDGKVKLKVAPETQTGRMFRLRGKGVKSVRTGMTGDLMCKVVVETPVNLSTRQKELLEELNESMGDETGKHRPKEQGFFDGVKKFFDDLTN is encoded by the coding sequence ATGTCGAAACGTGACTACTACGAAGTGCTTGGGGTGGGTCGAGATGCCGGCGTACGTGATATTAAAAAAGCGTACAAAAAACTGGCGATGAAATACCATCCGGATCGCACCCAGGGCGATAAAGAACTTGAAAATAAATTCAAGGAAATTCAGGAAGCCTATGAGATCCTGACCGATGATCAAAAACGTGCTGCCTATGACCAGTACGGTCATGCAGGCGTTGACCCCAATCGTGGTGGCGGCGGTTTCGGCGGCGGCAATGCCGATTTCGGCGATATCTTTGGCGATGTGTTTGGCGATATCTTTGGCGGAGGCGGCCGTGGGCGTCAGTCTCGTGCTCGTCAGGGGGCCGACTTACGCTATAACCTGGAGTTGTCGTTAGAAGAAGCCGTTCGCGGTAAAGATGTTGAGATTCGTGTTCCGACCCTGGTCGAATGCGAAAAGTGTGATGGTTCAGGCGCTAAGCGCGGCACCTCACCTAAGACGTGTCCTACCTGCCATGGTAATGGCCAGGTACAGATGCGCCAGGGTTTCTTTGCGGTACAGCAAACATGTCCTACCTGTTCAGGTCGAGGCAAGATCATCAGCGATCCGTGTAATAGCTGTCGTGGTCAGGGCCGTGTAGAAAAAACCAAAACCCTGTCGGTTAAAATTCCGGCGGGTGTTGATACCGGTGACCGGATCCGTTTGGCAGGTGAAGGCGAAGCAGGTGAAGCAGGAGCCCCGGCAGGCGATTTGTATGTGCAGGCTCATGTGAAGCAGCACGAAATCTTCTCCCGCGATGGCAACAACCTGTTTTGTGAAGTGCCGTTGAGCTTTACCACCGCCGCATTAGGCGGAGAGCTTCAGGTGCCAACCTTAGATGGCAAGGTCAAACTGAAAGTGGCACCGGAAACCCAGACCGGACGTATGTTCCGTTTGCGTGGCAAAGGCGTGAAGTCAGTGCGTACCGGCATGACCGGCGATCTGATGTGTAAGGTGGTCGTAGAAACGCCGGTGAATTTATCCACCCGTCAAAAAGAGCTGCTTGAAGAGCTTAATGAGTCAATGGGTGATGAAACCGGTAAACACCGGCCGAAAGAACAAGGCTTCTTCGACGGCGTTAAAAAGTTTTTTGATGACCTCACCAATTAA
- the dnaK gene encoding molecular chaperone DnaK gives MGKIIGIDLGTTNSCVAVLDGDKARVIENAEGDRTTPSIIAYTNDGETLVGQSAKRQAVTNPENTLFAIKRLIGRRFEDKEVQRDIDIMPYKIVKADNGDAWVESKGDKMAPPQISAEVLKKMKKTAEDFLGEEVTGAVITVPAYFNDSQRQATKDAGRIAGLEVKRIINEPTAAALAYGMDKKKGDNVVAVYDLGGGTFDISIIEIDAVDGEHTFEVLATNGDTHLGGEDFDNRMITYLVDEFHKDQGINLRKDPLAMQRLKEAGEKAKIELSSAQQTEVNLPYITADASGPKHLAIKVTRAKLESLVEDMVKATLEPVKKALADADLSVSDIQDIILVGGQTRMPLVQKYVTEFFDKEPRKDVNPDEAVAVGAAIQGGVLAGDVKDVLLLDVSPLSLGIETMGGVTTHLIEKNTTIPTKKSQTFSTAEDNQSAVTVHVIQGERKQASANKSLGQFNLEGIRPAARGVPQIEVTFDIDADGILHVSAKDKDTGKEQKITIKASSGLSDEEVEQMVADAEANKDADKKFEELIQARNQADAMVHTTRKQMDEVGEALSAEDKAPIEEALAELETALKGEDKDEIEAKTQQLMEKSSKLMEAAQAQQGAAGGAEAGAEQASEGKSQDDVVDAEFEEVKDDDKK, from the coding sequence ATGGGTAAAATCATTGGTATCGATCTAGGTACAACAAATTCATGTGTCGCAGTTTTAGACGGCGACAAAGCACGCGTTATTGAAAACGCCGAAGGCGATCGCACTACGCCCTCTATTATTGCTTATACCAACGACGGTGAAACACTGGTCGGTCAGTCTGCCAAACGTCAGGCAGTGACTAACCCTGAAAACACCTTGTTTGCAATTAAGCGTCTGATTGGTCGTCGCTTTGAAGACAAAGAAGTACAGCGTGATATCGACATCATGCCCTACAAAATTGTTAAAGCAGACAACGGCGATGCGTGGGTAGAATCGAAAGGCGACAAAATGGCGCCGCCACAAATCTCTGCTGAAGTTTTGAAAAAAATGAAGAAGACAGCAGAGGATTTCCTGGGTGAAGAAGTTACTGGCGCAGTTATTACTGTTCCTGCTTACTTCAACGATTCTCAGCGTCAGGCTACTAAAGATGCCGGCCGTATCGCGGGTCTGGAAGTAAAACGTATTATCAACGAGCCCACCGCTGCTGCCCTTGCCTATGGCATGGATAAGAAGAAAGGTGACAACGTTGTGGCAGTATACGATTTGGGTGGTGGTACATTTGATATCTCTATCATCGAAATTGATGCCGTTGACGGCGAGCATACGTTCGAAGTACTGGCCACCAATGGTGATACTCACTTAGGTGGTGAAGATTTCGATAACCGTATGATCACTTATCTGGTAGATGAGTTCCATAAAGATCAGGGCATTAACCTGCGTAAAGACCCGCTGGCAATGCAGCGTCTGAAAGAAGCTGGTGAAAAAGCCAAGATCGAACTGTCATCAGCGCAGCAAACAGAAGTCAACCTGCCGTACATCACAGCAGATGCGTCAGGGCCTAAGCACCTTGCGATCAAAGTTACCCGCGCCAAGCTAGAGTCTTTGGTTGAAGATATGGTTAAAGCCACCCTTGAGCCGGTGAAAAAAGCGCTTGCGGATGCGGATCTGTCAGTTAGCGACATCCAGGATATTATTCTGGTTGGTGGTCAGACGCGTATGCCTCTGGTACAAAAATACGTTACTGAGTTCTTTGATAAAGAACCTCGTAAAGACGTAAACCCGGATGAAGCGGTAGCCGTTGGTGCTGCAATCCAGGGTGGGGTACTGGCAGGTGACGTGAAAGACGTACTGCTGCTGGACGTATCGCCACTGTCTCTGGGTATCGAAACAATGGGCGGTGTTACTACGCACCTGATTGAGAAAAACACCACGATTCCTACTAAGAAATCGCAAACTTTCTCAACTGCCGAAGATAACCAGTCTGCGGTAACCGTGCATGTTATCCAGGGTGAGCGTAAACAGGCTTCTGCGAATAAGTCACTGGGTCAGTTTAACCTTGAAGGTATTCGTCCGGCGGCACGTGGTGTACCGCAAATTGAAGTTACTTTCGACATCGATGCTGACGGTATTCTGCACGTATCTGCCAAAGATAAGGATACGGGTAAAGAACAGAAAATCACGATCAAGGCCTCTTCAGGTCTGAGTGATGAAGAAGTCGAGCAAATGGTGGCCGATGCTGAAGCTAACAAAGATGCTGATAAGAAGTTCGAAGAACTGATTCAGGCTCGTAACCAGGCGGATGCGATGGTACATACCACCCGCAAACAAATGGACGAAGTTGGCGAAGCATTGAGCGCCGAAGATAAAGCTCCAATCGAAGAAGCGCTGGCCGAGCTGGAAACCGCTCTGAAAGGCGAAGACAAAGACGAGATTGAAGCGAAAACCCAGCAGTTGATGGAAAAATCCAGCAAACTGATGGAAGCGGCTCAGGCTCAGCAAGGTGCCGCAGGCGGTGCTGAAGCAGGGGCAGAACAAGCTTCTGAAGGCAAATCACAAGATGATGTGGTTGATGCTGAGTTTGAAGAAGTAAAAGACGACGATAAAAAGTAG
- the grpE gene encoding nucleotide exchange factor GrpE gives MSEKRDEQAQQQDAEVVEQQMQEEAQEVPVHEGEVVNDDQSAAASEDEQRIYELETALSEAQAQIKEQQDSVLRARADMDNARRRADAEVEKARKFALERFAGELLPVVDNLERALEAGDAGNDAVKPLLEGVEMTHKSFISTIEKFGLTPIDPQGQPFNPELHQAMSMQESDELEPNTVMAVMQKGYELNGRLVRPAMVMVSRAANSGVDTKA, from the coding sequence ATGAGCGAAAAGCGCGACGAGCAAGCGCAGCAGCAAGACGCTGAGGTAGTTGAGCAGCAAATGCAGGAAGAAGCGCAGGAAGTTCCGGTTCACGAAGGTGAAGTGGTAAACGATGATCAGAGCGCTGCAGCCAGCGAAGACGAACAGCGTATTTATGAGCTGGAAACGGCATTGTCAGAAGCACAGGCGCAAATTAAAGAACAGCAGGACAGCGTATTACGTGCTCGTGCTGATATGGATAATGCTCGCCGCCGTGCCGACGCGGAAGTAGAAAAAGCCCGCAAATTTGCTTTAGAGCGCTTTGCCGGCGAATTACTGCCCGTAGTAGACAACCTTGAACGCGCGCTTGAAGCTGGCGATGCCGGCAACGACGCTGTAAAGCCTCTGCTTGAAGGCGTTGAAATGACCCATAAGTCATTTATCAGCACCATTGAAAAATTCGGTCTGACACCTATTGATCCTCAGGGTCAGCCATTTAATCCAGAACTGCATCAGGCTATGTCGATGCAGGAAAGTGATGAGCTGGAGCCGAACACGGTAATGGCCGTCATGCAAAAAGGTTATGAACTGAACGGACGTTTGGTTCGTCCGGCGATGGTGATGGTATCACGTGCTGCTAACAGCGGTGTTGATACCAAAGCCTGA